One region of Eupeodes corollae chromosome 1, idEupCoro1.1, whole genome shotgun sequence genomic DNA includes:
- the LOC129939365 gene encoding uncharacterized protein LOC129939365, giving the protein MNVNINSDDENDDDAAKANHDPTSISKRPKLSMKYENFFEIIKFYPCLFNKSQTPKNKIIKQNALKAIQERIENIYGITLSGSQIRKKLENMKMRAKTKRDKIEMGDLETRFKYFEKDLLKLMDYKKYTSSVGAAADDKTTVLLGLTDPEQCDISADSSKYFKFEAEDEMSQDVATEQREETSKLSQPHLQQLIDIHPGIEIKSETNESHHFQQIVDDELNSNKDTDSYFSSEEEVDLNFQKIGLEDEKTTTTTAKLTKISIKESDFFDIIKQYGCLFEKSQAPHIKIIKQDALEDIKDKLKSIHGLIMNDSQIRKKINNMKGRIKAKLYKSIKSNSLKYKLKAHERQLLDLMEHRKVQDKDVYREPITSEDSNEEMFEEEQETCPKYFSSNPRTSKNLEFNKSVFAMQKEVLIDQKALNRQQNELNCLQKEILTLKKKKLLLEIDLLKKKHL; this is encoded by the exons ATGAATGTAAATATTAATTCTGATgatgaaaatgatgatgatgcggCCAAGGCCAACCACGACCCAACTAGCATCTCAAAACGACCAAAATTATCCATGAAATAtgagaatttttttgaaatcataaaattctatccatgtttgtttaataaaagtcaaacaccaaaaaacaaaataatcaaacaaaatgccTTGAAGGCAATACAggaaagaattgaaaatatttatggaaTTACTTTAAGTGGTTCGCAAATAagaaagaaacttgaaaatatgAAGATGCGAGCCAAAACGAAAAGAGATAAAATTGAAATGGGTGATTTGGAAACTAGATTCAAATATTTCGAAAAGGATTTACTTAAGCTTATGGATTATAAAAAATACACTTCATCGGTAGGGGCGGCAGCAGACGACAAGACGACGGTACTGCTGGGTTTAACAG ATCCCGAACAATGTGATATATCTGCAGATTctagcaaatattttaaatttgaagccGAGGATGAGATGTCGCAAGACGTTGCAACCGAACAACGTGAAGAAACATCAAAACTATCCCAGCCACATCTACAACAATTAATCGATATTCATCCaggaattgaaataaaatcggAAACAAATGAAAGTCACCATTTTCAGCAAATTGTCGATGATGAATTAAATTCCAACAAAGATACAGATAGCTATTTTAGTTCTGAAGAAGAAGTAGATctgaactttcaaaaaatcggCCTAGAAGATGAAAAGACAACAACCACAACagcaaaactaacaaaaattagtataaaagaaagtgatttttttgatattatcaAACAATATggttgtttatttgaaaaaagtcaagcaccacacataaaaataattaaacaggATGCTCTAGAAGATATTAAggataaactgaaatcaattcaTGGATTAATTATGAATGATTCACAAATtaggaaaaaaatcaacaatatgAAAGGACGTATTAAAGCGAAGttatataaatcaattaaaagtaATTCACTTAAATATAAGTTGAAGGCTCACGAAAGACAGTTGCTTGATTTGATGGAGCATAGGAAAGTTCAAG ATAAAGATGTATACAGAGAACCGATTACAAGTGAAGATTCAAATGAAGAAATGTTTGAGGAAGAACAAGAAACATGTCCAAAATATTTCAGTTCTAATCCAAGGACGAGTAAGAACTTGGAGTTTAATAAGTCAGTATTTGCAAtgcaaaaagaagttttaattgACCAAAAAGCATTGAATCGACAACAAAATGAActtaattgtttacaaaaagaaattttaactttgaagaaaaaaaaactgctccTAGAAATCGATTtacttaagaaaaaacatttataa
- the LOC129940027 gene encoding ras-related protein Rab-14, giving the protein MTSAPYNYNYIFKYIIIGDMGVGKSCLLHQFTEKKFMANCPHTIGVEFGTRIIEVDDKKIKLQIWDTAGQERFRAVTRSYYRGAAGALMVYDITRRSTYNHLSSWLTDTRNLTNPSTVIFLIGNKSDLESTREVTYEEAKEFADENGLMFLEASAMTGQNVEEAFLETARKIYQNIQEGRLDLNASESGVQHRPSQPGRTSLTNETLTNKDQCSC; this is encoded by the exons ATGACGTCTGCACCGTATAACTACAATTATATCTTTAAGTATATTATTATTGGTGATATGGGAGTTGGCAAATCATGTCTCCTTCATCAATTCACAgagaaaaaat TTATGGCCAATTGTCCTCATACGATTGGTGTTGAATTTGGAACACGTATCATCGAAGTTGatgataaaaaaatcaaactacaAATCTGGGATACTGCTGGTCAGGAACGTTTCCGTGCTGTAACTCGTTCGTATTACAGGGGAGCAGCTGGTGCTTTGATGGTTTATGATATCACAAGAAG GTCAACTTATAATCATTTAAGCAGCTGGCTTACAGATACTCGAAATCTCACCAATCCAAGTACAGTGATCTTTTTGATTGGTAATAAATCTGATTTGGAAAGTACCAGAGAGGTGACTTATGAGGAAGCTAAGGAATTTGCCGACGAAAATGGCTTAATGTTCCTCGAAGCTAGTGCTATGAC tggcCAAAATGTAGAAGAAGCATTTTTAGAGACAGCacgtaaaatctatcaaaacaTTCAAGAAGGTCGTCTTGATTTAAATGCCTCTGAATCTGGGGTACAACATCGACCATCACAACCAGGACGAACATCATTGACAAACGAGACTCTAACCAATAAGGATCAATGCTCgtgttaa
- the LOC129941350 gene encoding nucleolar protein 10, with the protein MFVSDVNDVKVYNLSAGKSVPEWLTDRRKRSQLMKKVDSRRQIELIQDFDMPGVSTSIRMSPDNQYILATGTYKPRVKCFEVSNLSIKFERCFDSEVTTFEVLSDDYSKMVFLQCDRYIEIHAAHGRHYRLRIPRFGRDMKYHSPSCDLFIVGTSSDIFRLNLERGQFLQPFESEASCSNVCEINPEHHLLMVGTKEGTVEAWDPRDRRKCATVDVAMKFPTAKKFPSVTAMKFKNGLQMAVGTATGHVLIYDIRSREPLFVKDHLNKLPIKRLGFNPSQQSVYSLDSAMFKVWDETSGKQTAYVESTSNFNDFCTIPDSGMFFFAQEDVKMLTYYIPSMGPAPRWCSFLDNLTEEIESEVVENMYDDYQFITQKELEELGMEELIGTKLLKAYMHGYFIDARLYNKFKATVEPFAFDKFRKEKIRQEIATERQSRLQIKTHLPKVNTELALKIIEEESSQAAAKAKNKKLPNLLEDDRFKAMFENTDFAINKNTEEYKMLAPALNRMGKIKTQETKKRIEVARVAELHADEAKPHEESDDDDDLFNMGKSDGENDDEDKDKSEESSDDEDPREFSRQMKKAYKDVKRQRAQEDENDDEDDNKEDQEMEDQDAAAKEKPASPKKKLIPHKNPTTKFKLDTLKKKTNRMSLQDRVRKEQAANGNVELVGSGSGNRQMHFETKKPSRDAKKREFEMKKHREERKKVIRPIKSLKLKKVNFK; encoded by the exons atgtttgtttccgATGTGAATGATGTAAAAGTCTACAATCTCAGCGCTGGCAAATCTGTACCAgaa TGGCTGACGGATCGGAGAAAACGTTCACAATTAATGAAAAAGGTGGACTCTCGGCGACAAATCGAACTTATTCAAGACTTCGATATGCCCGGTGTGTCCACCTCGATTCGCATGAGTCCAGATAATCAATATATCCTGGCTACAGGAACCTATAAGCCTCGCGTAAAATGTTTTGAAGTCTcgaatttgtcaataaaattcgAGCGTTGCTTTGACTCAGAAGTGACAACTTTTGAGGTGCTTAGCGATGATTACAGTAAAATG GTGTTTCTGCAATGCGATCGGTATATTGAAATCCATGCTGCCCATGGCAGACACTACAGACTGCGTATTCCGAGATTTGGACGTGATATGAAATATCATTCTCCTTCCTGTGATCTATTTATTGTCGGAACATCAAGT GATATTTTCAGGTTAAACCTGGAACGAGGACAATTCCTACAACCATTCGAGTCCGAAGCTAGCTGTTCCAATGTCTGCGAAATAAATCCAGAACATCATCTCTTGATGGTTGGCACAAAAGAGGGCACAGTCGAGGCCTGGGATCCTAGGGATCGTCGAAAATGCGCAACTGTCGATGTCGCTATGAAGTTTCCTACTGCTAAAAAGTTCCCATCG GTCACtgcaatgaaattcaaaaacggCCTCCAAATGGCAGTTGGAACAGCCACTGGCCATGTCCTCATCTATGACATCCGTTCACGGGAGCCCCTATTCGTAAAAGACCATCTGAATAAGCTTCCCATCAAACGACTGGGCTTCAACCCGAGTCAACAGTCCGTCTACTCCTTGGATTCGGCCATGTTTAAAGTCTGGGATGAGACCAGTGGCAAACAGACGGCATATGTGGAATCCACATCGAATTTCAACGACTTCTGCACCATTCCTGACTCGGGGATGTTCTTCTTCGCCCAGGAGGATGTTAAAATGCTGACTTACTATATTCCTTCGATGGGTCCAGCACCCAGATGGTGTTCCTTTTTGGATAATCTCACAGAGGAGATTGAATCCGAG GTCGTGGAGAACATGTACGATGACTACCAATTCATCACACAGAAGGAGCTCGAGGAACTTGGCATGGAAGAGCTCATTGGCACTAAACTTCTCAAGGCCTATATGCATGG TTACTTCATCGATGCCCGTTTGTACAACAAATTCAAGGCCACCGTTGAACCGTTCGCCTTCGATAAATTCCGTAAGGAGAAAATCCGTCAAGAGATTGCCACAGAGCGACAGAGTCGTTTGCAGATTAAGACACATCTGCCCAAGGTCAACACGGAATTGGCTCTCAAAATTATCGAGGAGGAATCAAGTCAAGCTGCGGCGAAGGCCAAGAACAAGAAGCTGCCGAATCTCTTGGAGGACGACCGTTTCAAGGCGATGTTCGAGAATACCGACTTTGCCATCAACAAGAACACCGAAGAGTACAAGATGCTGGCACCCGCCCTCAACCGCATGGGCAAAATCAAGACACAGGAGACTAAGAAGCGAATTGAAGTTGCCCGAGTGGCTGAACTACATGCCGATGAGGCGAAACCCCACGAAGAgtcggacgatgatgacgacCTCTTCAATATGGGCAAGAGTGATGGGgaaaacgacgacgaagacaagGACAAGAGTGAAGAGAGTTCAGACGATGAGGATCCAAGGGAGTTCTCGCGGCAGATGAAGAAGGCCTACAAAGATGTCAAACGTCAGAGAGCTCAAGAAGATgaaaacgacgacgaagacgataaCAAAGAAGACCAAGAGATGGAGGATCAAGATGCGGCAGCTAAAGAAAAGCCTGCATCaccaaagaaaaaattgattccTCACAAAAATCCTACAACAAAGTTCAAACTTGACACCCTCAAGAAGAAAACCAATCGCATGAGCCTCCAGGATCGTGTTCGCAAAGAACAAGCAGCCAATGGCAATGTAGAATTGGTTGGAAGTGGTTCGGGCAATCGACAAATGCACTTCGAGACTAAGAAACCATCGCGTGACGCCAAGAAGCGGGAATTCGAAATGAAGAAGCATCGCGAGGAGCGCAAAAAGGTCATTCGGCCAATCAAGtcacttaaattgaaaaaagttaattttaagtaa